Proteins encoded by one window of Salmonirosea aquatica:
- a CDS encoding alpha-amylase family glycosyl hydrolase codes for MNTTVESEQIMVGGMGAICHAQGVFFRVWAPHAESVSVLGSFNDWNGEANWLWREEKGYWGVNVQNAKAGDEYKFLLRTPSGDLYRNDPYALHLTNSIGNSIVYDHASFDWQNDSFGTPYWNELVIYEMHVGTFNVKDGYGPGNFYTAIERLPYLRDLGINAVEVMPPFEFPGSVSWGYNPAFPFAIETDYGGPDAFKNFVKAAHEHGIAVILDVVYNHFGPTDMDLWRFDGWYENEGGGIYFYNDWRSETPWGNTRPDYGREEVRRYILDNAIMWLEQYRVDGLRMDMVPYIRNVKADGNPGNDIPEGKTLIRWINSEIQKKYPYKITIAEDMHSLDSITNSLQYGGWGYGAQWDARFVHPVREVLITQDDAHRDMDSVAQAITYRYNGDSFERIIFTESHDEVSNGQARVAEEIAHSDVDNYYSKKRAALGVALVLTSPGIPMLFQGQPLLEDKWFSDTDPLDWSRLDRFNGFVSLHRDLIHLRRNFTDVSRGLSGQNVELLRVDDDKKVVVFHRWKEGGPRDSVVVAMNFSNQHYDDYAVGFPASGEWIPRFNSDWKGYDEEFSDKTVVNVHTQQGEYDGKTQYVQLGLAPYCTVIYSQD; via the coding sequence ATGAACACTACGGTAGAATCAGAGCAGATCATGGTAGGGGGCATGGGCGCAATTTGCCATGCCCAAGGAGTATTTTTCAGGGTTTGGGCTCCGCACGCTGAGTCGGTGTCGGTGCTGGGTTCGTTCAATGACTGGAATGGGGAAGCGAACTGGCTGTGGCGGGAAGAAAAAGGCTATTGGGGCGTGAATGTCCAAAATGCCAAAGCGGGTGACGAATACAAGTTTTTGCTGCGTACCCCTTCGGGTGATTTGTACCGGAACGACCCTTACGCGCTTCACCTCACCAATTCAATTGGGAATAGCATTGTGTATGACCATGCTTCCTTCGACTGGCAGAACGACTCGTTCGGGACTCCTTACTGGAACGAGTTGGTCATTTATGAAATGCATGTGGGTACCTTCAACGTCAAGGATGGATATGGTCCAGGCAACTTCTATACAGCCATTGAGCGCCTACCCTACCTGCGCGACCTCGGGATCAATGCCGTAGAGGTAATGCCACCCTTTGAGTTTCCCGGTTCGGTATCCTGGGGATATAATCCAGCCTTTCCATTTGCCATCGAAACGGACTACGGCGGACCTGATGCTTTCAAGAATTTTGTAAAAGCAGCCCATGAACATGGTATAGCGGTTATTCTCGATGTGGTGTATAATCACTTCGGCCCTACGGATATGGATTTGTGGCGGTTTGATGGCTGGTATGAAAACGAAGGAGGAGGTATCTATTTCTACAACGATTGGCGCTCCGAAACCCCCTGGGGTAACACCCGACCCGATTATGGCCGCGAGGAAGTAAGGCGGTATATCTTAGATAATGCCATCATGTGGCTTGAACAGTACCGCGTTGATGGCCTGCGTATGGACATGGTACCCTACATCAGGAATGTGAAAGCTGACGGAAACCCTGGAAACGATATTCCGGAAGGCAAGACCCTGATTCGATGGATCAACTCGGAAATTCAGAAAAAGTATCCCTACAAAATAACCATTGCCGAGGACATGCACAGCCTCGACTCCATTACCAATTCCCTTCAATATGGTGGGTGGGGTTATGGCGCTCAATGGGACGCCCGCTTTGTGCATCCGGTTCGGGAAGTTCTTATTACTCAGGATGACGCCCACCGGGACATGGATTCGGTGGCTCAGGCGATTACTTACCGCTACAACGGAGATTCCTTTGAGCGTATCATCTTTACCGAGTCGCACGATGAGGTTTCAAACGGACAAGCACGAGTAGCCGAAGAGATTGCCCACTCGGATGTTGACAATTACTACTCCAAGAAGCGCGCTGCGCTAGGCGTTGCTTTGGTACTTACTTCGCCGGGCATACCCATGCTATTCCAGGGGCAGCCACTGCTGGAAGATAAGTGGTTTTCGGATACCGATCCCCTGGATTGGTCCCGGCTGGACCGGTTCAATGGATTTGTTTCCCTTCACCGCGATCTCATCCACCTGCGTCGTAACTTTACAGATGTTTCCCGGGGTCTTAGCGGTCAGAATGTAGAGTTATTGCGGGTAGACGACGATAAAAAAGTAGTGGTATTCCACAGATGGAAAGAGGGCGGGCCCCGCGATAGCGTAGTAGTAGCCATGAATTTCTCCAATCAGCACTATGATGACTACGCCGTTGGCTTTCCTGCTTCCGGTGAATGGATTCCGCGGTTCAATAGCGACTGGAAAGGGTATGACGAAGAGTTTTCGGATAAAACCGTTGTGAATGTCCATACCCAGCAAGGTGAGTACGATGGCAAGACTCAGTACGTTCAGCTCGGCCTGGCACCTTACTGTACGGTTATTTATTCACAGGATTGA
- a CDS encoding ferritin-like domain-containing protein, which translates to MKDRTEKAQDVLEKLSKLHYDRIQGYHRAKEDTEDTDLLALFSFYEQQSRQFKSDLNSEIIKYGGEVPDDNSFMGDIHQAWMDLKAAVTGKDRDSVLSSCEFGEQTIVGAYEDVLKYDEDDTRLPEALESTLRKQLEELQAAKSRIATLHAHAD; encoded by the coding sequence ATGAAAGATAGGACCGAAAAAGCACAGGATGTACTGGAAAAATTGTCCAAACTGCATTACGATAGAATTCAGGGGTACCATAGGGCCAAAGAAGATACCGAAGATACCGACCTTCTTGCCCTGTTCAGCTTTTACGAGCAGCAGAGTCGTCAATTTAAATCGGATCTCAACAGCGAAATAATAAAATACGGTGGAGAGGTACCTGACGATAATTCATTCATGGGAGATATCCATCAGGCATGGATGGATCTGAAAGCCGCTGTAACGGGCAAAGACCGTGACTCCGTGTTGAGTTCATGCGAGTTTGGCGAACAGACCATCGTGGGAGCTTACGAAGATGTACTGAAGTACGACGAAGACGATACCCGCCTTCCTGAGGCATTGGAGTCAACACTTCGTAAGCAACTGGAAGAGTTGCAGGCTGCTAAGAGCCGTATTGCCACCTTACACGCTCACGCCGATTGA
- the ctlX gene encoding citrulline utilization hydrolase CtlX, translated as MNSLIPMRSIRSIRTSTQVQPQSTSRIMMIRPVRFAYNEQTAGSNEFMDADFAQETRKIAQEKALEEFEQMVTVLTAAGVDVTVYEDTVSPYSPDSIFPNNWVSLHQSGKVVLYPMMAPNRRVERRRDIIDDLRERYHVEEIIDLTHFEQEGKFLEATGSMVLDRRFKIAYACLSPRTDAEVLDAFARATGYEVVKFSAFDDNDVPVYHTNVLMCIGDVFAVVCLEAIKNPDEKFLVRSVLEETGKYIVEITMEQMKHFAGNMLLVRTKKDAKLLVMSTSAFQSLSDQQRNALDDYAELIHTDLSMIEGNGGGSARCMMAEIHLPLK; from the coding sequence ATGAATTCTCTAATCCCTATGCGCTCCATTCGCTCAATCCGTACTTCAACGCAGGTACAGCCCCAATCCACCTCCCGAATCATGATGATCCGGCCTGTACGGTTTGCCTATAATGAGCAAACTGCCGGAAGCAATGAGTTTATGGATGCGGATTTTGCCCAGGAAACACGAAAAATAGCCCAGGAAAAAGCACTGGAGGAATTTGAACAAATGGTCACCGTACTGACGGCTGCCGGGGTAGACGTGACCGTGTACGAAGATACCGTTTCTCCCTATTCTCCCGATTCCATTTTTCCTAATAACTGGGTTTCGCTGCACCAGAGCGGTAAGGTAGTGTTGTATCCTATGATGGCTCCCAATCGCCGTGTGGAGCGCCGCAGGGATATTATTGACGACCTGCGGGAACGCTATCATGTGGAGGAAATCATCGATCTCACTCATTTTGAACAGGAAGGTAAATTTCTGGAAGCTACCGGGAGCATGGTGCTCGACCGCCGCTTCAAGATTGCCTACGCCTGCCTATCGCCCCGCACTGATGCTGAGGTATTGGACGCTTTTGCGCGAGCTACGGGCTACGAGGTAGTTAAGTTCTCGGCGTTTGACGACAACGATGTGCCGGTTTATCATACCAATGTGCTCATGTGCATTGGGGATGTGTTTGCGGTAGTATGCCTGGAAGCCATCAAAAACCCCGACGAGAAGTTTCTGGTGCGCTCCGTACTGGAAGAAACCGGAAAATATATCGTTGAGATCACCATGGAGCAGATGAAGCACTTTGCAGGAAATATGCTCTTGGTTCGGACTAAGAAAGATGCCAAGTTATTGGTCATGTCTACAAGCGCTTTCCAATCACTCAGTGATCAGCAGCGTAACGCTCTCGATGACTATGCTGAACTGATCCATACTGATTTGTCCATGATCGAGGGCAACGGAGGTGGTTCGGCCCGTTGCATGATGGCTGAAATCCATTTGCCGTTGAAATAA
- a CDS encoding arginine deiminase family protein, with translation MKTDKPSTYTIRVSSEVGDLKRLLIHSPDRGLGKVVPSKAQDWLFEDIVHLDTMRRDEYDYYVKLLLYFLDPEKVRGRIAEIDADESRSFYKPGAEGYFDSDRVVDLQSLLGFILKDEVIRTKLIASICGIEKCSYHTQLELTAHEPDELAKIFISGSLSDERMLFSPLPNLIFTRDIGIVINDYILLNRPAKAARTRESLLAQYIFFHHPMFVDYRDKIIEIPDNDKHFLLPEDEKLNDYNRSTLEGGDVMMVAPRHLLIGCSERTTLYAAQQVMRILFAKNVVDTITIVKIPKKRDYMHIDTIFTQVKKNMWVLLHSLGRQGDEARKKDVLHFFAAQALDQELKIMQFHKGQEHTPIEIENLEDLLAEISRNDLGCQDEVKFIYSGNNEFPFGDREQWTDSCNLLALKDGVVIGYDRNDKTLDAFRAQGFRVLSAADLLAQFEAGTLAPDTLTDTFIMLPSAELSRARGGSHCMSMPIWRNDP, from the coding sequence ATGAAGACTGATAAACCAAGTACCTATACCATCAGGGTGTCCTCGGAAGTAGGAGACCTCAAACGCCTGCTCATCCACAGCCCCGACCGGGGCCTGGGTAAGGTGGTACCTTCCAAAGCGCAGGACTGGCTGTTCGAGGACATAGTACACCTGGATACCATGCGGCGCGACGAGTACGATTACTACGTGAAACTGCTGCTGTATTTTCTGGATCCTGAAAAGGTACGGGGACGCATTGCCGAAATCGATGCGGATGAGTCTCGCTCCTTTTACAAGCCCGGGGCGGAAGGGTACTTTGATTCCGATCGGGTGGTGGACTTGCAAAGCCTGCTGGGATTTATTCTGAAAGATGAGGTAATCCGTACCAAACTGATCGCCTCGATCTGCGGGATTGAGAAGTGCTCGTACCATACCCAGCTGGAACTGACTGCACATGAACCTGACGAACTGGCCAAGATTTTCATTTCCGGTTCGCTTTCTGACGAGCGCATGCTGTTCTCGCCGCTACCTAATTTGATTTTTACCCGTGACATAGGGATCGTCATCAACGATTATATTCTGCTCAATCGGCCCGCCAAGGCCGCCCGAACGCGGGAGTCGTTGCTGGCGCAGTATATCTTCTTTCATCATCCGATGTTTGTCGACTACCGGGATAAAATCATCGAGATACCCGACAACGATAAACATTTCCTGCTGCCTGAGGATGAGAAACTGAACGACTACAACCGCTCGACGCTGGAAGGCGGCGATGTGATGATGGTAGCCCCCCGGCACCTGCTTATCGGGTGCAGCGAGCGGACTACCCTGTACGCGGCCCAGCAGGTGATGCGGATATTGTTTGCCAAAAATGTGGTAGATACGATCACGATTGTCAAAATTCCTAAGAAGCGTGACTATATGCATATCGACACTATTTTCACGCAGGTGAAAAAAAACATGTGGGTACTGCTCCATTCGCTTGGAAGACAGGGCGATGAAGCGCGCAAGAAGGATGTGTTGCATTTTTTTGCGGCCCAGGCTTTAGATCAGGAGTTGAAAATCATGCAGTTCCACAAAGGGCAGGAACATACGCCCATCGAGATCGAAAACCTTGAAGATCTGTTGGCTGAAATCAGTCGCAATGACTTGGGTTGCCAGGATGAAGTCAAATTTATTTACTCAGGAAATAATGAATTCCCCTTCGGTGACCGTGAGCAATGGACCGACTCCTGCAATCTGCTGGCGCTGAAAGACGGCGTGGTCATAGGTTACGACCGTAATGACAAAACCCTGGATGCATTCAGGGCTCAGGGTTTCCGGGTACTCTCCGCCGCTGATCTTTTGGCCCAGTTTGAAGCCGGGACGTTAGCGCCCGATACACTGACCGATACCTTCATCATGCTGCCTTCAGCGGAGTTGTCACGAGCCCGGGGCGGTTCCCACTGCATGAGTATGCCGATCTGGCGGAATGATCCCTAG
- the sufC gene encoding Fe-S cluster assembly ATPase SufC produces MLKINDLHASIEGKKILNGINLTVNAGEVHAIMGPNGSGKSTLASVLAGREEYEVTGGEVLFEGKDLLDLAPEERAAEGIFLAFQYPVEIPGVTTINFLKTAVNEMRKYRGEAPLDAAQFLKMVREKAKLVRMNDSLLKRSLNEGFSGGEKKRNEIFQMAVLDPKLGILDETDSGLDIDALRIVAEGVNTLRSPEKATIVVTHYQRLLDYIVPDYVHVLYKGRIVKSGTKELALELEDKGYDWIKAEVEATMA; encoded by the coding sequence ATGCTTAAAATTAATGACTTACATGCCTCCATCGAAGGCAAAAAAATATTAAATGGAATTAATCTTACGGTCAATGCGGGTGAAGTCCACGCCATTATGGGCCCAAATGGCTCAGGCAAGAGTACATTGGCTTCGGTGCTAGCCGGTCGCGAAGAGTATGAGGTGACCGGGGGTGAGGTACTTTTCGAGGGAAAGGATTTGCTCGATCTGGCACCCGAAGAGCGAGCCGCCGAAGGCATTTTTCTGGCTTTTCAATACCCCGTAGAAATTCCGGGTGTAACGACCATTAATTTTCTAAAAACGGCAGTGAACGAAATGCGTAAGTACCGGGGGGAAGCTCCCCTGGATGCCGCTCAGTTCCTGAAAATGGTACGTGAGAAAGCAAAGCTGGTACGTATGAATGACTCGCTGCTGAAACGCTCACTGAATGAAGGCTTTTCGGGCGGTGAGAAAAAGCGCAATGAGATATTCCAAATGGCCGTACTGGACCCCAAACTGGGAATTTTGGACGAAACCGACTCAGGACTCGACATTGACGCACTCCGTATCGTAGCCGAAGGCGTGAATACCCTGCGTTCGCCCGAAAAGGCCACCATTGTCGTTACCCACTACCAGCGCCTGCTCGATTACATTGTTCCCGACTATGTACACGTACTCTATAAAGGACGAATTGTAAAATCCGGCACTAAGGAATTGGCGCTCGAACTGGAAGATAAGGGCTACGACTGGATCAAAGCCGAAGTGGAAGCTACAATGGCCTGA
- the sufD gene encoding Fe-S cluster assembly protein SufD — translation MTTETIDLKSELISDFRRREQAMNGEAGTPFHQIRQQALERFETLGFPTPRNEEWKYSNVRNLVSHNYNFSAKHQVSSETIGNISIPNLTGNVLYFVNGQYEAGLSSIVSPAEQISILSLREALEKQPELIQMYFNQLTDNQNEAFTALNTAFAGNGVFIHIPKGKVVEEPVVLYFINDARIEDIGAQPRNLFIINENAQVTLTETFLTLGEAQTFTNAVTEIYVAEHAHVQYYKVQNASDNAYHVGTTQVRMADNSHFYAATVSLNGGFIRNNLNIAIDGEHCDAHMYGLYFPDGRQHIDNHTVADHRKPNSESNELYKGVLRGKSTGVFNGKIFVQEDAQKTNAFQSCKNVVLSPEATMNTKPQLEIFADDVKCSHGTTTGQLDDEALFYLRSRGISKDEAMNLLMFAFCEDVITQIKIEPIREYLEGIITQKLA, via the coding sequence ATGACTACCGAAACCATAGATCTTAAATCAGAACTTATTTCCGACTTCCGGCGACGCGAGCAGGCGATGAACGGGGAGGCAGGTACCCCCTTTCACCAGATCCGGCAGCAAGCCCTGGAACGGTTCGAAACCCTGGGCTTCCCTACTCCTCGTAACGAAGAGTGGAAGTACAGTAATGTGCGTAATCTTGTTTCTCACAATTATAACTTTTCCGCAAAACACCAGGTATCTTCTGAAACAATTGGCAACATCAGTATACCCAATCTTACGGGCAATGTGTTGTACTTTGTCAATGGCCAGTACGAGGCCGGCCTTTCCAGCATTGTTTCTCCGGCCGAACAAATCTCTATTTTATCATTGCGGGAGGCCCTGGAAAAACAGCCTGAGTTGATTCAGATGTACTTCAACCAACTGACTGATAACCAGAACGAAGCTTTTACGGCCCTTAACACGGCCTTCGCCGGAAACGGGGTTTTCATTCACATTCCCAAAGGCAAGGTAGTGGAGGAGCCCGTTGTGCTGTATTTTATTAATGATGCCCGTATCGAGGACATTGGCGCACAGCCCAGGAATCTTTTCATTATTAACGAGAATGCCCAGGTTACGCTGACTGAAACCTTTCTTACGCTGGGAGAAGCTCAAACTTTTACGAATGCCGTCACTGAAATTTACGTTGCCGAGCACGCGCATGTCCAGTACTACAAAGTACAAAATGCCAGCGATAATGCCTACCACGTAGGTACCACGCAGGTCAGGATGGCCGACAACTCGCACTTTTACGCGGCTACGGTATCACTCAACGGAGGGTTTATCCGCAATAATCTGAATATTGCCATCGATGGAGAGCATTGCGATGCGCACATGTATGGACTGTATTTCCCCGATGGCAGGCAACACATCGACAACCATACGGTAGCCGATCACCGCAAGCCTAATTCCGAAAGTAACGAGCTTTATAAGGGTGTACTGCGGGGTAAATCGACAGGTGTTTTCAATGGAAAAATTTTTGTGCAGGAAGATGCCCAGAAAACCAACGCTTTTCAATCGTGCAAGAACGTGGTACTCTCGCCTGAGGCAACCATGAATACCAAGCCGCAATTGGAAATTTTTGCCGATGATGTCAAATGCTCGCACGGGACCACGACCGGCCAACTGGACGACGAGGCTTTGTTTTACCTTCGGTCGCGCGGCATTTCCAAAGATGAGGCCATGAATCTGCTGATGTTTGCTTTCTGCGAAGATGTGATCACACAGATCAAGATCGAACCGATCCGGGAGTACCTCGAAGGAATTATCACGCAGAAACTGGCCTAA
- a CDS encoding SufE family protein: MSINEIQDELIEDFALFDDWESKYEYIIDMGKQLPPLSEQYKTEENIIKGCQSRVWLHAETDGDVVKFAADSDAIIVKGLVSMLVKVLSGHKPEEIASADLYFMERIGLHQHLAQTRSNGLASMVKQMKMYGLAYQSINS; encoded by the coding sequence ATGTCTATCAACGAAATACAGGATGAACTGATTGAAGACTTTGCCCTTTTTGACGATTGGGAAAGCAAGTACGAGTACATCATCGACATGGGCAAGCAACTGCCCCCGTTATCTGAGCAATATAAGACCGAGGAAAATATCATAAAGGGCTGTCAGTCGCGGGTATGGCTACATGCCGAAACTGATGGCGATGTAGTGAAATTTGCTGCCGACAGCGACGCCATTATTGTGAAAGGGCTGGTCAGTATGTTGGTCAAGGTACTTTCGGGACATAAACCCGAAGAAATCGCCAGCGCCGACCTTTACTTTATGGAGCGCATCGGCTTACATCAGCATCTGGCCCAGACCCGGTCCAACGGCCTGGCTAGTATGGTGAAGCAGATGAAAATGTACGGTCTGGCCTACCAAAGCATCAATAGCTAA